A window of the Janthinobacterium agaricidamnosum NBRC 102515 = DSM 9628 genome harbors these coding sequences:
- a CDS encoding amino acid aminotransferase, with the protein MTNPLVPASLFSAIDMAPRDPILGITEAFNADQNPAKINLGVGVYYDDNGKVPLLSCVRKAEAILIEQAAPRTYLPIDGLAAYDKAVQELVFGADSAVIQERRAVTVQSLGGTGALKIGADFLQRFAPGAQVYISDPSWENHRALFESAGFVVNNYAYYDDATHGVNFDGMLADLNAMPRGSIVVLHACCHNPTGADLTSAQWAEVIATVTNGGLIPFLDMAYQGFGAGISEDGAVVRRFAAAGGPLLVSNSFSKSFSLYGERVGALSVMASSAEEAARVLSQLKRVVRTNYSNPPTQGGKIVATVLASPELRQLWEDELAGMRVRIREMRVDFVRKLKEKAPAHDFAFVSQQVGMFSYSGLTKTQVEALRAESIYALDTGRICVAALNSRNIDIVIDAIAKVL; encoded by the coding sequence ATGACGAACCCTCTTGTTCCTGCCAGCCTGTTCAGCGCCATCGACATGGCTCCCCGCGACCCTATCCTGGGAATTACCGAAGCCTTCAACGCGGACCAAAATCCTGCGAAAATCAATCTGGGCGTTGGTGTGTATTATGACGACAATGGCAAGGTGCCGCTGTTATCGTGCGTACGCAAAGCCGAAGCGATCCTGATCGAGCAAGCCGCGCCGCGCACCTACCTGCCGATCGACGGCCTGGCCGCGTACGACAAGGCGGTGCAAGAACTGGTATTTGGGGCCGACAGCGCCGTGATTCAAGAGCGCCGCGCGGTCACCGTGCAATCGCTGGGCGGCACCGGCGCGCTGAAAATCGGCGCCGACTTCCTGCAGCGCTTCGCGCCGGGCGCGCAAGTGTATATCAGCGACCCGAGCTGGGAAAATCACCGCGCGCTGTTTGAGAGCGCCGGTTTTGTCGTCAATAACTACGCCTACTACGATGACGCCACCCACGGCGTCAATTTCGACGGCATGCTGGCCGACCTGAACGCGATGCCGCGCGGTTCGATCGTGGTGCTGCACGCCTGCTGCCACAATCCGACCGGCGCCGACCTGACGTCCGCGCAATGGGCCGAAGTGATCGCCACCGTGACCAACGGCGGCCTGATTCCGTTCCTCGACATGGCTTACCAGGGTTTTGGCGCCGGCATTTCGGAAGATGGCGCGGTGGTGCGCCGTTTCGCGGCCGCCGGCGGCCCGCTGCTGGTGTCGAACTCGTTCTCGAAATCGTTCTCGCTGTACGGCGAGCGCGTCGGCGCGCTGAGCGTGATGGCGTCCAGCGCCGAAGAGGCTGCCCGGGTACTGTCGCAACTGAAACGCGTGGTGCGCACCAACTACTCGAATCCGCCTACCCAGGGCGGCAAGATCGTCGCCACGGTGCTGGCCAGCCCTGAACTGCGCCAGCTGTGGGAAGACGAGCTGGCCGGCATGCGCGTGCGCATCCGCGAAATGCGCGTCGACTTCGTGCGCAAGCTGAAGGAAAAAGCGCCAGCCCACGATTTCGCCTTCGTCAGCCAGCAAGTCGGCATGTTCTCGTATTCCGGCTTGACCAAGACCCAGGTGGAAGCGCTGCGCGCGGAATCGATCTATGCGCTCGATACCGGTCGTATTTGCGTGGCAGCATTAAATTCGCGCAATATCGATATCGTTATTGACGCAATCGCCAAAGTCCTTTAA
- the uvrB gene encoding excinuclease ABC subunit UvrB — protein sequence MADLSVASDPAPAVVTFPDSPFRLHQPFLPAGDQPTAIAQLSEGIEDGLAFQTLLGVTGSGKTYTMANVIARMGRPAIIFAPNKTLAAQLYSEFREFFPQNAVEYFVSYYDYYQPEAYVPQRDLFIEKDSSINEHIEQMRLSCTKSLMERRDVVIVATVSAIYGIGNPNEYHQMILTLRVKDKVSQRDVIARLIQMQYSRNEVDFGRGTFRVRGDTIDIFPAEHAELAVRLEMFDDEIESIQLFDPLTGRVRQKIPRFTVYPGSHYVTPRSTVLRAIETIKDELRERLEFFRKETKLIEEQRLEQRTRFDLEMMTEIGFTKGIENYSRHLSGALPGEPPPTLVDYLPQDALMFLDESHVLIGQLSAMYNGDRSRKTNLVDYGFRLPSALDNRPLKFEEFQSKMRQTVFVSATPAEYEKQHSDQVVEQVVRPTGLVDPQIIVRPASSQVDDLMSEILDRVKKDERVLVTTLTKRMSEQLTEYLSDHGIKVRYLHSDIETVERVEILRDLRIGTFHVLVGINLLREGLDLPEVSLVAILDADKEGFLRSERSLIQTIGRAARNLNGTAILYGDRITDSMRRAIDETERRRAKQIAFNTANGITPIGVKKAIKELIDGVYSPQEARETLQAAQETAKYESMSEKQVSKEIKRLEKLMIDHAKNLEFEKAAQVRDQLHILKQQLFGAPGSDNVTSIAGK from the coding sequence ATGGCTGATTTATCCGTTGCAAGCGACCCGGCGCCGGCCGTGGTCACTTTTCCCGACTCCCCGTTCAGGCTGCACCAGCCGTTTTTGCCGGCCGGCGACCAGCCGACCGCGATCGCCCAGCTCAGCGAAGGCATCGAGGATGGACTGGCGTTCCAGACCCTGCTCGGCGTGACCGGCTCGGGCAAGACCTACACCATGGCGAACGTAATCGCGCGCATGGGACGGCCGGCCATCATTTTTGCGCCGAACAAGACGCTGGCGGCCCAGCTGTATAGCGAGTTCCGCGAATTCTTCCCGCAAAACGCGGTCGAATATTTCGTCAGTTATTACGACTATTACCAGCCTGAAGCCTATGTGCCGCAGCGCGACCTGTTCATTGAAAAAGATTCGTCGATCAATGAACACATCGAACAGATGCGCCTGTCGTGCACCAAGTCGCTGATGGAGCGGCGCGACGTGGTGATCGTCGCCACCGTCTCGGCCATCTACGGTATCGGTAATCCGAACGAATACCACCAGATGATTCTGACCTTGCGCGTCAAGGACAAGGTCAGCCAGCGCGACGTGATCGCGCGCCTGATCCAGATGCAGTACAGCCGCAACGAAGTCGATTTCGGCCGCGGCACCTTCCGCGTGCGCGGCGACACCATCGACATCTTCCCGGCCGAGCATGCCGAGCTGGCGGTGCGCCTGGAAATGTTCGACGATGAAATCGAATCGATCCAGCTGTTCGATCCGCTGACCGGCCGGGTGCGTCAAAAGATTCCGCGCTTCACCGTCTATCCCGGTTCGCACTACGTCACGCCGCGCTCGACCGTGCTGCGGGCGATCGAAACCATCAAGGACGAATTGCGCGAACGGCTGGAATTCTTCCGCAAGGAGACCAAGCTGATCGAAGAGCAGCGGCTGGAACAGCGCACCCGCTTCGACCTGGAAATGATGACCGAGATCGGCTTCACCAAGGGCATCGAAAATTATTCGCGCCATTTGAGCGGCGCCCTGCCCGGCGAGCCGCCGCCGACGCTGGTCGACTACCTGCCGCAGGACGCGCTGATGTTCCTCGACGAGTCGCACGTGCTGATCGGCCAGCTGAGCGCGATGTACAACGGCGACCGTTCGCGCAAGACCAACCTGGTCGATTACGGCTTCCGGCTGCCGTCGGCGCTCGACAACCGGCCGCTGAAATTCGAGGAATTCCAATCGAAGATGCGCCAGACGGTATTCGTCTCGGCCACCCCCGCCGAGTACGAGAAGCAGCATTCGGACCAGGTGGTGGAACAGGTGGTGCGCCCGACCGGCCTGGTCGATCCGCAAATCATCGTGCGTCCGGCCAGCAGCCAGGTCGACGACCTGATGTCGGAAATCCTGGACCGGGTCAAGAAGGATGAACGGGTGCTGGTCACCACGCTGACCAAGCGCATGTCGGAACAATTGACCGAATACCTGAGCGACCATGGTATCAAGGTGCGCTACCTGCACAGCGATATCGAGACCGTCGAGCGGGTCGAGATCCTGCGCGACCTGCGCATCGGCACCTTCCATGTTTTAGTCGGCATCAACTTGCTGCGCGAAGGTCTGGACTTGCCGGAAGTGTCGCTGGTGGCGATCCTCGATGCGGACAAGGAAGGCTTCCTGCGCTCCGAGCGCAGCCTGATCCAGACCATCGGCCGCGCCGCGCGCAACCTGAACGGCACCGCGATCCTGTACGGCGACCGCATCACCGATTCGATGCGCCGCGCCATCGATGAAACCGAGCGGCGCCGCGCCAAGCAGATCGCCTTCAACACCGCCAACGGCATCACGCCGATCGGCGTCAAGAAAGCGATCAAGGAATTGATCGACGGCGTCTACAGCCCGCAGGAAGCGCGCGAAACGCTGCAGGCGGCGCAAGAGACGGCCAAGTACGAGTCGATGAGCGAGAAACAGGTCAGCAAGGAAATCAAGCGCCTGGAAAAACTGATGATCGACCACGCCAAGAACCTGGAGTTCGAAAAAGCCGCCCAGGTGCGCGAC